In Triticum aestivum cultivar Chinese Spring chromosome 5B, IWGSC CS RefSeq v2.1, whole genome shotgun sequence, the following proteins share a genomic window:
- the LOC123115995 gene encoding probable phytol kinase 2, chloroplastic isoform X3: MWPESPLLWDAGAAVLTGCVAMAVLRFWEEVGNRALLDQKLCRKLVHVSVGLVYFLMWPLFSADDVYAPFLASIVIALNIIKVTLIGSGVVKDDGVVNSMTRNGDYRELLKGPLYYACTITLTTLIFWRTSPISIAVICNLCG; the protein is encoded by the exons ATGTGGCCGGAGAGCCCGCTTCTCTGGGACGCCGGCGCTGCCGTGCTCACCGGATGCGTCGCCATGGCGGTGCTCCGCTTCTGGGAGGAGGTCGGCAACCGCGCCCTCTTGGACCAA AAACTCTGCAGGAAGCTGGTGCACGTCAGTGTTGGGCTGGTATATTTCCTTATGTGGCCTTTGTTCAG TGCAGATGATGTCTATGCTCCATTTCTCGCTTCAATTGTCATTGCGCTCAATATCATAAAGGTAACCTTGATTGGATCTGGTGTAGTTAAAGATGACGGCGTGGTTAACTCGATGACAAGAAATGGAGACTACAG AGAGCTTCTCAAAGGTCCACTCTATTACGCGTGTACTATAACACTCACTACCCTAATCTTTTGGAGGACGTCTCCCATTTCCATCGCTGTGATTTGCAACTT GTGTGGCTGA
- the LOC123115995 gene encoding probable phytol kinase 2, chloroplastic isoform X1 has protein sequence MWPESPLLWDAGAAVLTGCVAMAVLRFWEEVGNRALLDQKLCRKLVHVSVGLVYFLMWPLFSADDVYAPFLASIVIALNIIKVTLIGSGVVKDDGVVNSMTRNGDYRELLKGPLYYACTITLTTLIFWRTSPISIAVICNLCAGTVLVFSHTITPSVP, from the exons ATGTGGCCGGAGAGCCCGCTTCTCTGGGACGCCGGCGCTGCCGTGCTCACCGGATGCGTCGCCATGGCGGTGCTCCGCTTCTGGGAGGAGGTCGGCAACCGCGCCCTCTTGGACCAA AAACTCTGCAGGAAGCTGGTGCACGTCAGTGTTGGGCTGGTATATTTCCTTATGTGGCCTTTGTTCAG TGCAGATGATGTCTATGCTCCATTTCTCGCTTCAATTGTCATTGCGCTCAATATCATAAAGGTAACCTTGATTGGATCTGGTGTAGTTAAAGATGACGGCGTGGTTAACTCGATGACAAGAAATGGAGACTACAG AGAGCTTCTCAAAGGTCCACTCTATTACGCGTGTACTATAACACTCACTACCCTAATCTTTTGGAGGACGTCTCCCATTTCCATCGCTGTGATTTGCAACTTGTGCGCGGGGACGGTACTAGTTTTTTCTCATACAATTacaccctccgtcccataa
- the LOC123115995 gene encoding probable phytol kinase 2, chloroplastic isoform X2, whose amino-acid sequence MWPESPLLWDAGAAVLTGCVAMAVLRFWEEVGNRALLDQKLCRKLVHVSVGLVYFLMWPLFSADDVYAPFLASIVIALNIIKVTLIGSGVVKDDGVVNSMTRNGDYRELLKGPLYYACTITLTTLIFWRTSPISIAVICNLCAGTVWLT is encoded by the exons ATGTGGCCGGAGAGCCCGCTTCTCTGGGACGCCGGCGCTGCCGTGCTCACCGGATGCGTCGCCATGGCGGTGCTCCGCTTCTGGGAGGAGGTCGGCAACCGCGCCCTCTTGGACCAA AAACTCTGCAGGAAGCTGGTGCACGTCAGTGTTGGGCTGGTATATTTCCTTATGTGGCCTTTGTTCAG TGCAGATGATGTCTATGCTCCATTTCTCGCTTCAATTGTCATTGCGCTCAATATCATAAAGGTAACCTTGATTGGATCTGGTGTAGTTAAAGATGACGGCGTGGTTAACTCGATGACAAGAAATGGAGACTACAG AGAGCTTCTCAAAGGTCCACTCTATTACGCGTGTACTATAACACTCACTACCCTAATCTTTTGGAGGACGTCTCCCATTTCCATCGCTGTGATTTGCAACTTGTGCGCGGGGACG GTGTGGCTGACATAG